One genomic region from Methanocaldococcus fervens AG86 encodes:
- a CDS encoding DUF128 domain-containing protein yields MADLDRKLIEILDILSKSKEPVGAKVIAKELNKRGYKIGERAVRYHLKLLDSMKLTKKVGYAGRVITERGLEELEKANISYRLGSIYSNILEKTISANYNFGYVVINRCHVYADFNDVLKIIKSVYESGLAVGDRIGIMDREKFVEVNTLCSLNFDNILLQNGIFPLHLCAGVVKYEDGKPVEFKEIIKYKCTSIDPLRAFIEKKETDVMGIIENGEGYLPANFRCFGVGFLEKFKSILEKDELKCVISYGTENVLGLDVGDDKVGVALIGGLTPIAPFVENDYYVEMSPMSSTVRLESLYKIKKNPRDIVTKKANIRIKTALSKMFNAMAKVTYDIDEEDGDVVVNTAFIDKNYIDEALDLLKEAYKKGLGISDRFGIVEEKDKVKIQTVCAVTLDGIFLRNSIPVIPKYGGVLEITEEKERFIDIIGYDGSSLDPHEVFFNSVDCEKTFLAGFREVHRVARERLEEILERLGWNGIKTIGEPNNELYGINVNKDMCGVVTLGGTNPLVLLKENEIPIELRAMHEVVKFSDLKSYDDV; encoded by the coding sequence ATGGCAGACCTTGATAGAAAGCTAATTGAGATTTTAGATATTTTATCTAAATCAAAAGAGCCTGTAGGGGCTAAGGTTATAGCCAAAGAACTTAATAAAAGAGGATATAAGATCGGGGAGAGAGCGGTTAGGTATCATTTGAAGCTACTGGACAGTATGAAACTAACAAAAAAGGTAGGTTATGCCGGTAGGGTTATAACTGAGAGAGGTTTAGAAGAGTTAGAGAAAGCCAATATCTCCTATAGATTGGGGAGTATTTACTCAAATATATTGGAGAAAACAATTTCCGCAAATTACAATTTTGGATACGTTGTTATAAATAGATGCCATGTTTATGCTGATTTTAACGATGTTTTAAAAATCATTAAAAGCGTTTATGAATCTGGATTAGCTGTTGGAGATAGAATAGGAATAATGGATAGAGAAAAGTTTGTAGAGGTAAACACGCTCTGCTCATTGAATTTTGATAATATACTATTACAAAATGGCATCTTCCCATTACATTTATGTGCTGGAGTAGTTAAATATGAAGACGGAAAGCCGGTAGAATTTAAAGAAATTATAAAGTATAAATGCACATCCATAGATCCGTTGAGGGCATTTATTGAAAAGAAAGAAACTGATGTTATGGGGATTATAGAGAATGGGGAGGGTTATCTGCCAGCAAACTTTAGATGTTTTGGAGTTGGATTTTTAGAAAAATTTAAAAGTATTTTGGAGAAGGATGAGCTAAAGTGTGTAATTAGCTACGGAACAGAGAACGTTTTAGGTTTGGATGTTGGAGACGATAAAGTTGGAGTAGCTTTGATTGGAGGTTTAACACCAATAGCTCCGTTTGTAGAAAACGATTATTATGTAGAGATGTCCCCAATGTCATCAACTGTTAGATTGGAATCATTATACAAAATTAAGAAGAATCCAAGAGACATTGTAACAAAGAAGGCAAATATAAGAATAAAAACTGCACTATCAAAGATGTTCAATGCCATGGCAAAGGTAACCTACGATATAGATGAAGAAGATGGGGATGTTGTTGTAAACACTGCATTTATTGATAAAAATTACATAGATGAGGCTTTAGATTTATTAAAAGAGGCATACAAAAAAGGTTTAGGAATATCCGATAGATTTGGGATTGTTGAGGAAAAGGATAAGGTAAAGATTCAAACAGTTTGTGCGGTAACATTGGATGGAATATTTTTAAGAAACTCAATTCCTGTAATTCCAAAGTATGGAGGGGTTTTAGAGATAACTGAAGAGAAGGAGAGGTTTATTGATATAATTGGCTATGATGGGTCATCATTAGACCCACATGAGGTTTTCTTTAATTCTGTTGATTGTGAAAAAACATTTTTAGCAGGATTTAGGGAAGTACATAGAGTTGCAAGGGAAAGATTGGAAGAGATTTTAGAGAGGTTGGGTTGGAACGGTATTAAAACCATAGGAGAACCAAACAATGAACTTTACGGCATTAATGTAAATAAAGACATGTGTGGAGTTGTAACCCTTGGGGGAACTAACCCATTAGTATTATTAAAAGAAAATGAAATACCAATTGAATTAAGGGCGATGCATGAAGTTGTTAAATTCTCAGATTTAAAAAGTTATGATGATGTATAA
- the gatB gene encoding Asp-tRNA(Asn)/Glu-tRNA(Gln) amidotransferase subunit GatB: MDEAKMKCGLEIHVQIDTKSKLFCNCSTNYLDAEPNTNVCPVCLGLPGAKPLSPNKKAVEVAIMVAKMLGCKIVVDKDIYFQRKHYDYPDLPSGYQRTSTPIGVDGEFMGIGIAEVHLEEDPGQYNPSFGIVDYNRSGTPLIEIVTKPDIKSPEEAREFLKQLMTLFRYLGCLRGEGTMRADVNISIEYMGVQGNRVEVKNVNSIKGVYKVLKYELIRQKNIIKRGGEVKRETRAFLESQMITKAMRSKETAEDYRYIPDPDIQPIVISEKWVKEIEEKMPETPLAKKKRFIEEYGIDEDDASVLVSDLDMAEMFEEVVKSLGINKENVDLAVTWIRNELRRSLQYHKVDLYESGVKAEHIVELIKLIKEGVISQKIAKEIVDLLVINRGSKMPKQIVEELGLTVIKDEDALIKAVEEAIKNNPKAVEDYLSGKKEALNFLMGQVMRLTRGRAEPKRVIELLKERLDK; the protein is encoded by the coding sequence ATGGATGAAGCTAAAATGAAATGTGGTTTGGAGATACACGTTCAAATTGATACAAAGTCAAAATTATTTTGTAATTGTTCAACAAATTATTTAGATGCTGAACCAAATACAAACGTTTGCCCTGTCTGTTTAGGTTTGCCTGGAGCTAAGCCACTCTCTCCAAATAAAAAAGCAGTAGAAGTTGCTATAATGGTAGCAAAGATGCTTGGATGTAAAATTGTTGTTGATAAAGATATTTACTTCCAAAGAAAGCATTACGATTATCCTGATTTACCAAGCGGTTATCAAAGAACTTCAACACCTATTGGAGTTGATGGGGAGTTTATGGGTATTGGAATAGCTGAAGTGCATTTAGAAGAAGATCCTGGGCAGTATAACCCAAGTTTTGGAATTGTTGATTACAATAGGAGCGGAACTCCTTTGATTGAGATTGTTACAAAGCCAGATATAAAAAGCCCTGAAGAGGCAAGAGAGTTTTTAAAACAGTTAATGACTTTGTTTAGGTATCTTGGTTGTTTGAGAGGAGAAGGGACGATGAGAGCTGACGTAAACATATCTATCGAATATATGGGCGTTCAAGGAAACAGGGTTGAGGTTAAAAACGTTAACTCAATCAAAGGAGTTTATAAAGTTTTAAAATATGAATTAATTAGGCAGAAAAACATTATTAAGAGAGGGGGAGAAGTTAAGAGAGAAACAAGGGCATTTTTGGAAAGCCAAATGATAACTAAGGCTATGAGAAGTAAGGAAACAGCTGAAGATTATAGATACATCCCAGACCCTGACATTCAGCCAATTGTTATCTCTGAAAAATGGGTTAAGGAAATAGAGGAGAAGATGCCTGAAACTCCTTTAGCTAAGAAGAAGAGATTTATTGAAGAGTATGGGATAGATGAAGATGATGCCAGTGTATTAGTTTCTGATTTAGATATGGCTGAGATGTTTGAAGAAGTTGTTAAATCTTTAGGAATTAATAAAGAAAATGTTGATTTGGCTGTAACTTGGATTAGAAATGAGTTGAGAAGAAGTTTACAGTATCACAAAGTAGATTTATATGAAAGTGGGGTTAAGGCAGAGCATATAGTTGAGTTAATAAAATTAATTAAAGAGGGAGTTATATCACAAAAGATAGCTAAGGAGATTGTTGATTTATTGGTTATAAATAGAGGAAGTAAGATGCCAAAACAAATAGTTGAAGAGCTTGGATTAACAGTAATTAAAGATGAAGACGCCTTAATCAAAGCTGTTGAAGAGGCTATTAAAAACAATCCAAAGGCAGTTGAAGATTATCTAAGCGGTAAGAAAGAAGCGCTAAACTTCTTAATGGGGCAGGTAATGAGATTAACAAGGGGAAGAGCAGAGCCTAAGAGAGTTATTGAGTTATTGAAAGAGAGATTAGATAAATAA
- a CDS encoding DUF2098 domain-containing protein, which yields MGEIDIKVGDYVVYINTGTKGKVVDIKKDENGEVWVLLDNNLMYRPHLLKVIDKSKIEERREDIDEVVKKLEEEELEDGKLKDIDLGEACGAG from the coding sequence ATGGGTGAGATTGACATCAAAGTTGGGGACTATGTAGTCTACATTAATACAGGAACAAAAGGAAAAGTTGTTGATATAAAAAAAGACGAAAATGGCGAAGTTTGGGTTTTGTTAGATAACAACTTAATGTACAGACCTCATCTATTAAAGGTTATTGATAAGTCAAAGATAGAAGAGAGAAGAGAAGATATCGATGAAGTTGTTAAAAAATTAGAAGAAGAGGAGTTGGAGGATGGAAAATTAAAAGACATAGATTTAGGAGAAGCTTGTGGAGCTGGATAG
- the ilvN gene encoding acetolactate synthase small subunit, translated as MEHRHVISALVLNKPGVLQRISGLFTRRGFNISSITVGVTENPQISRVTIVVNGDDKILEQVVKQLNKLIDVIKVSELEEKKSVQRELCLIKVYAPTESAKSQVIQYTSIFRGNVVDLSPESLIVEITGSEDKINAFIELVKPLGIKEMARTGITALARGPKVLKPKS; from the coding sequence ATGGAACATAGACATGTCATATCTGCATTAGTTTTAAATAAACCAGGGGTCTTACAGAGGATTTCGGGATTATTTACAAGAAGGGGTTTTAATATTTCAAGCATAACAGTTGGAGTAACAGAGAATCCACAGATTTCAAGGGTTACGATTGTTGTTAATGGCGATGATAAGATATTAGAGCAGGTTGTTAAACAACTCAACAAATTAATTGACGTTATAAAGGTTAGTGAGCTAGAGGAAAAGAAATCCGTTCAGAGAGAACTCTGCTTAATAAAAGTATATGCACCAACGGAAAGTGCTAAATCTCAAGTTATTCAATATACGAGCATATTTAGAGGAAATGTTGTCGATTTAAGTCCTGAATCTTTAATTGTGGAGATAACTGGTAGTGAAGATAAAATAAACGCATTCATTGAATTAGTTAAACCTTTAGGAATTAAAGAAATGGCAAGAACTGGAATAACAGCGTTGGCAAGGGGACCTAAAGTTTTAAAGCCAAAAAGTTAA
- a CDS encoding TIGR03576 family pyridoxal phosphate-dependent enzyme, which produces MPSDYEEFLRLEKARKIILEILNEKGREGLYDLSGLSGGFLITEEDKNLLNTYIGASYFAEKVDEYGLKHLGGDEDDKCVAFNRTSSAILATILALKPKKVVHYLPELPGHPSIERSCKITNAEYFESDNIEEILNKIDKDSLVVITGSTMDLKVVELENFKKVIDEAKNKGAIVFVDDASGARVRLLFNQPPALKLGADLVVTSTDKLMEGPRGGLLAGKKELVDKIYIEGTKFGLEAQPPLLAGIYRALENFNLERVKKAFERAKNFDLSKIEQLNKELKKVDTNIEIVYEKTPTGFAIKRVYKNDEVNIKKLVEIGFNLLKNFGIITITVAGMPGASKSLRIDLTSKDAERISDDYIIKAITESIKSVFCQP; this is translated from the coding sequence ATGCCTTCTGATTATGAGGAATTTTTAAGATTAGAAAAAGCAAGAAAGATTATTTTAGAAATATTAAATGAAAAAGGTAGGGAAGGATTATATGATTTAAGTGGATTGTCAGGAGGGTTTTTAATAACTGAAGAGGACAAAAATTTACTAAATACATACATTGGAGCATCCTATTTTGCAGAAAAAGTTGACGAATATGGACTGAAACATTTAGGTGGAGATGAGGATGATAAATGTGTCGCCTTCAATAGAACCTCTTCCGCAATCTTAGCAACAATCTTAGCTTTAAAACCAAAAAAAGTTGTTCACTATCTTCCAGAACTTCCTGGACATCCTTCAATAGAGAGAAGTTGTAAAATAACCAATGCTGAGTATTTTGAATCCGATAACATAGAAGAAATTTTAAACAAAATAGATAAAGATAGTTTAGTTGTCATTACTGGCTCAACAATGGACCTAAAAGTTGTAGAGCTTGAGAATTTTAAAAAGGTTATTGATGAAGCGAAAAATAAGGGGGCTATTGTTTTTGTTGATGATGCTTCTGGAGCGAGAGTTAGGTTGTTATTTAATCAACCACCAGCATTAAAATTGGGAGCTGATTTAGTGGTTACAAGCACAGATAAGCTTATGGAAGGTCCAAGAGGAGGGTTATTGGCAGGAAAAAAAGAGCTTGTTGATAAAATATATATTGAAGGTACTAAGTTTGGTTTAGAGGCTCAGCCTCCATTATTGGCTGGAATTTATAGGGCTTTAGAAAACTTTAATTTAGAGAGGGTAAAAAAAGCATTTGAAAGAGCAAAAAACTTTGATTTGTCTAAGATTGAGCAGTTAAATAAAGAACTTAAAAAAGTTGATACAAACATAGAGATTGTGTATGAAAAAACACCGACTGGATTTGCAATAAAAAGGGTTTATAAAAATGATGAAGTAAATATTAAAAAACTCGTTGAAATTGGGTTTAATTTGTTAAAAAATTTTGGAATCATAACCATAACTGTAGCTGGTATGCCTGGAGCAAGTAAAAGCTTGAGGATTGATTTAACATCAAAAGATGCCGAGAGGATAAGTGATGACTATATTATCAAAGCCATTACTGAATCAATAAAATCAGTTTTTTGTCAACCATAG